One genomic window of Mesotoga infera includes the following:
- a CDS encoding peptide ABC transporter substrate-binding protein — protein EADSPITRKEAAISIYMALNPPVTGGLATTAVTADAPGFNTLFTSAGLTWTICNIMGDGITGTDKDGFYFPRMVKRMPSLENGLMVINEDGSLTITYELRKGMKWHDGEPVTAHDAKFQWEVMNSGAPVTTNYFESSVSEVDVIDDYTYSITLPEPLSNAELGSSVYAYYFGWFQLPEHVFRDSYEEAKDCGNWDAFVEEANKNPIMTGPYKFKEYVEGQYVILEAFDEFYMGRPNIDEIVMRIIPDMDVIFASTLNGEIDFGRYTLTLKQSVQLENQRADMFNVFYTPNIAYDNLNLNLRDPEDTTKPHPIFGDKRVRQAVLYGINREQISNVVYAGLAEVVDTWITDLHQMREALEGPDVKHYEYNPSKAKALLEEAGWKLNSKGIYEKDGETLKFSLSLASGSGDYQMMAQMIQGMLKQIGMEVEIDMKPALVIWTEAFPYGSYDALLSGWGYGVSDEAANYWTTDQIPSDENYWGGMNYTGWANAENDELIVAASRELDPEKKVALYERHFALWTDELPVLPLVVAPTPHFAKSYIKSFNSGYDNGLGWIIQNWYIDR, from the coding sequence AGAGGCGGATTCCCCAATTACAAGAAAGGAAGCTGCGATTTCCATCTACATGGCTTTGAATCCTCCTGTGACCGGCGGTCTAGCAACGACGGCCGTCACTGCCGATGCTCCGGGTTTCAACACTTTGTTCACTTCTGCCGGTTTGACCTGGACTATTTGTAATATCATGGGCGATGGCATTACCGGCACTGATAAGGACGGCTTCTACTTCCCGAGAATGGTCAAGAGAATGCCAAGTCTAGAAAACGGACTGATGGTAATAAACGAAGACGGGTCACTTACTATAACTTACGAGTTAAGAAAGGGAATGAAGTGGCACGATGGAGAGCCTGTGACTGCCCATGATGCGAAGTTCCAGTGGGAAGTTATGAACAGCGGCGCCCCGGTTACAACGAACTACTTCGAGAGTTCAGTTTCGGAAGTAGATGTTATCGACGATTACACTTACTCTATAACTCTTCCCGAACCTTTGAGCAACGCAGAGCTGGGTTCTTCTGTTTACGCTTATTACTTCGGGTGGTTCCAGCTTCCGGAGCATGTTTTCAGGGATAGTTACGAAGAGGCAAAGGATTGTGGAAACTGGGATGCTTTCGTTGAAGAAGCTAACAAGAATCCGATCATGACCGGTCCTTACAAGTTCAAAGAGTATGTCGAGGGCCAATACGTAATTCTGGAAGCTTTTGATGAGTTCTATATGGGCAGACCCAACATTGATGAGATAGTTATGCGAATCATTCCTGATATGGACGTAATCTTCGCTTCTACACTCAACGGAGAGATAGATTTCGGAAGATATACTCTTACGCTGAAGCAGTCGGTCCAGCTTGAGAATCAGAGAGCCGACATGTTCAACGTCTTCTATACACCGAACATTGCTTACGACAATCTGAACCTTAACCTGAGAGATCCTGAGGATACAACAAAACCCCATCCGATCTTTGGAGATAAGAGAGTAAGGCAGGCTGTTCTCTATGGCATCAACAGAGAGCAGATAAGCAATGTAGTTTACGCCGGACTGGCCGAAGTGGTGGACACCTGGATAACAGATCTGCATCAGATGAGAGAAGCACTTGAAGGTCCGGATGTGAAGCATTACGAATACAATCCCTCAAAGGCAAAGGCTTTGCTTGAGGAAGCCGGCTGGAAACTGAACAGCAAAGGCATTTACGAAAAGGATGGAGAGACTTTGAAGTTCAGTCTTTCTCTTGCCTCTGGTAGCGGTGATTATCAGATGATGGCCCAGATGATTCAGGGTATGCTTAAGCAGATAGGCATGGAAGTGGAGATAGATATGAAGCCTGCACTGGTAATCTGGACGGAAGCATTCCCTTATGGCTCTTACGATGCTCTTCTCTCCGGTTGGGGCTATGGTGTCAGCGATGAGGCCGCGAACTACTGGACGACCGATCAGATTCCTTCCGACGAGAACTACTGGGGTGGTATGAACTACACCGGTTGGGCAAACGCTGAAAACGATGAGCTGATCGTTGCGGCATCCAGAGAGCTTGACCCGGAAAAGAAAGTCGCTCTCTATGAGAGACACTTTGCGCTCTGGACGGACGAGCTCCCGGTTCTTCCTCTAGTTGTCGCGCCGACTCCTCATTTTGCAAAATCATATATTAAGAGCTTCAATTCAGGCTACGATAACGGTCTTGGTTGGATAATTCAAAACTGGTATATTGACAGGTAA